The following proteins are encoded in a genomic region of Pikeienuella piscinae:
- a CDS encoding biotin transporter BioY encodes MNPWLKRAAMLALGVALMWISAKIRVATLPVPVTMQTLVVIAIGMAYGARMGAATMIAYLALGAAGQPVFAGTPEFGVGLAYMFGPTGGYLVGFIAAAAVTGWLAERGWDRNVLTASAAMAAGIVALFLPGVLWLAYGFPITAFGADLSGVGLEKAIAYGVFPFIWIDAMKLALAAVGFPLIWRLLGGRF; translated from the coding sequence GTGAACCCCTGGCTGAAGCGCGCCGCCATGCTGGCGCTTGGCGTCGCGCTGATGTGGATCTCCGCGAAGATCCGGGTGGCGACGCTGCCGGTGCCGGTGACCATGCAGACGCTCGTCGTCATCGCTATCGGAATGGCCTATGGCGCGCGGATGGGCGCGGCGACGATGATCGCCTATCTGGCGCTCGGCGCGGCGGGGCAGCCGGTTTTCGCCGGGACGCCGGAGTTCGGCGTCGGCCTCGCCTACATGTTCGGGCCGACCGGGGGCTATCTCGTGGGTTTCATCGCCGCTGCGGCGGTGACCGGATGGCTGGCCGAACGGGGCTGGGACCGCAACGTCCTGACCGCGAGCGCGGCGATGGCGGCCGGGATTGTGGCGCTGTTCCTGCCCGGCGTTCTCTGGCTCGCCTATGGCTTCCCGATCACCGCCTTCGGAGCCGATCTCAGCGGCGTCGGGCTCGAAAAGGCCATTGCCTACGGCGTCTTTCCCTTCATCTGGATCGACGCGATGAAGCTCGCGCTGGCGGCGGTCGGCTTTCCGCTGATCTGGCGGCTGCTCGGCGGCCGCTTCTGA
- a CDS encoding TRAP transporter large permease, which produces MELYFLALLVLIMAVALGTGYPVAFALPGAAIITIGLAAGSGWLFAGNPDAYFHTGGPSQWLSAGVTNLRGVYWDVNRDTLIAIPLFIFMGIMLQRSKIAEDLLVTMAQLFGPVPGGLGISVVFVGALLAATTGIVGATVVAMGMISLPAMLRNNYSPSLATGTIAASGTLGQIIPPSIVLIILADQLASATDQASTARKALYKSATGEISMPSVFGVGSTSAGEMFLGALAPGLVLVGLYMTFILIYALIRPSHAPAVHYEGERNARFWGKVLMTLVPPLTLILLVLGSIITGVATVNQAGAIGAAGALIMAGYRLHAGARTTYYPAILSIVGLGAIIFALMNYPMNLKAAATPEDFFGIQIGVAGAILLIVAVCWSGWRALQVGDTLRGVMVETAKTTSLVFIILLGAAMLTAAFRAFGGEDLVRDFLQSMPGGFWSQFIIVMAVIFFLGFFLDFIEIAVVVVPIVAPILLADPGANITAVWFGVMIGLNIQTSFLTPPFGFALFYLRGVAPAVVRTVQIYRGVIAFICLQLVALVVVGFYPPLVNYLPARSNLLSDTAPPPRNPRLQFCLADYVGEALATDGGATLKAVADARALDLSALPKDLATSLGAGFAAADEAAAALAETFAAEQAVAEAAPSYRPVLVTVRRIQRELRDHEERIGLLQTRISRMHEPESDDLKASLTAEVETLTAERDKLAATIPSEWEQANKDFTALTKAEDAARNRYQRAADAAWDDPAAVLALLRANDAFAALRPELEALGPTIETAELSQAEELEETVKAVESDIGAVEGAGDVRSALSKARRALRARSFDPDEALAHWRAAMAALDEQAEWRAAAAPLASGIETYLAAIADSIGARAQQSLSREQALYLARCLANHRDISLYF; this is translated from the coding sequence ATGGAGCTCTATTTTCTCGCCCTCCTGGTCCTGATCATGGCGGTCGCGCTCGGCACCGGCTACCCGGTCGCCTTCGCGCTGCCGGGCGCGGCGATCATCACGATCGGGCTCGCCGCCGGGTCCGGCTGGCTCTTCGCCGGGAATCCCGACGCCTATTTTCACACCGGCGGCCCCTCGCAATGGTTGTCAGCGGGGGTGACGAACCTTCGCGGCGTCTATTGGGACGTGAATCGAGACACGCTGATCGCGATTCCGCTCTTCATCTTCATGGGCATCATGCTCCAGCGCTCGAAGATCGCTGAGGATCTGCTGGTCACTATGGCGCAGCTCTTCGGCCCCGTGCCGGGCGGCCTCGGCATTTCCGTCGTTTTCGTCGGCGCGCTGCTCGCGGCGACGACCGGCATCGTCGGCGCCACCGTGGTGGCGATGGGGATGATTTCGCTTCCGGCGATGCTGAGGAACAACTATTCGCCCTCGCTCGCGACCGGAACGATCGCCGCGTCAGGAACGCTCGGACAGATCATTCCCCCCTCCATCGTCCTCATCATCCTCGCCGATCAGCTCGCCTCCGCGACCGATCAGGCGTCGACAGCGAGGAAAGCGCTCTACAAATCGGCCACCGGCGAGATTTCGATGCCCTCGGTCTTTGGCGTAGGTTCGACCTCGGCGGGCGAGATGTTCCTTGGCGCGCTGGCGCCCGGGCTCGTCCTTGTCGGGCTCTACATGACCTTCATCCTGATCTACGCGCTCATCCGTCCCAGCCATGCGCCGGCCGTTCATTACGAAGGTGAGCGGAACGCGCGGTTCTGGGGCAAGGTGCTGATGACGCTCGTGCCGCCGCTGACGCTGATCCTGCTGGTCCTCGGCTCGATCATCACCGGCGTCGCGACCGTGAACCAGGCCGGCGCGATCGGCGCCGCCGGGGCGCTGATTATGGCCGGCTACCGACTTCACGCCGGCGCCCGGACGACATATTACCCGGCGATTCTCTCCATCGTCGGGCTCGGCGCGATCATCTTCGCGCTGATGAATTATCCGATGAACCTGAAGGCGGCGGCGACGCCGGAGGATTTTTTCGGCATCCAGATCGGCGTCGCCGGCGCCATCCTCCTGATCGTCGCGGTGTGCTGGAGCGGCTGGCGCGCTCTGCAGGTCGGCGACACGCTGCGGGGCGTGATGGTGGAGACGGCTAAGACCACCTCGCTGGTGTTCATCATCCTTCTCGGCGCAGCGATGCTGACAGCCGCCTTCCGCGCCTTCGGCGGCGAGGACCTGGTGCGCGATTTCCTGCAATCCATGCCGGGTGGTTTTTGGTCGCAGTTCATCATTGTCATGGCGGTGATCTTCTTCCTCGGCTTCTTTCTCGATTTCATCGAGATCGCCGTGGTCGTGGTGCCGATCGTGGCCCCGATCCTGCTGGCGGACCCCGGCGCGAACATTACTGCGGTCTGGTTCGGCGTGATGATCGGGTTGAATATCCAGACCTCGTTCCTGACGCCGCCCTTCGGTTTCGCGCTCTTCTATCTTCGCGGCGTGGCGCCGGCCGTGGTGCGCACGGTTCAGATCTATCGCGGCGTGATCGCCTTCATATGCCTGCAGCTTGTCGCGCTTGTCGTGGTCGGGTTCTATCCTCCGCTGGTGAACTACCTTCCCGCGCGGAGCAACCTCCTCAGCGACACCGCGCCACCGCCGCGCAACCCGCGTCTGCAATTCTGCCTCGCCGATTATGTCGGAGAGGCCCTCGCAACGGATGGCGGCGCGACGCTGAAGGCGGTCGCCGATGCGAGGGCGCTCGATCTGTCGGCGCTGCCGAAGGACCTTGCGACGAGTCTTGGCGCCGGGTTCGCCGCCGCGGACGAGGCGGCCGCCGCGCTCGCTGAGACATTCGCCGCCGAACAGGCGGTCGCGGAGGCCGCGCCCAGCTACCGGCCGGTGCTTGTCACCGTGCGCCGCATTCAACGCGAGCTCCGCGATCATGAGGAACGCATCGGCCTGCTCCAGACCCGGATCAGCCGGATGCATGAACCGGAGAGCGACGATCTGAAAGCGAGCTTGACCGCCGAGGTCGAGACGCTGACGGCGGAGCGCGACAAGCTCGCCGCGACGATCCCGTCGGAATGGGAACAGGCGAACAAGGACTTCACCGCCCTGACCAAGGCGGAGGATGCGGCCCGCAATCGCTACCAGCGCGCTGCAGACGCCGCCTGGGACGATCCGGCCGCCGTCCTTGCGCTTCTGCGCGCAAACGACGCGTTCGCGGCGCTTCGCCCCGAACTGGAGGCGCTTGGCCCGACGATCGAGACGGCCGAGCTGTCTCAGGCCGAGGAACTGGAGGAAACCGTCAAGGCTGTCGAGAGCGATATCGGGGCCGTCGAGGGCGCCGGCGACGTCCGCTCGGCGCTCTCCAAGGCGCGTCGCGCGCTGCGCGCCCGCTCCTTCGACCCGGACGAGGCGCTGGCGCACTGGCGGGCGGCCATGGCGGCCCTTGACGAACAGGCGGAATGGAGAGCCGCCGCCGCGCCGCTGGCGTCCGGGATCGAGACCTATCTCGCGGCGATCGCCGATTCGATCGGGGCGAGGGCGCAGCAGAGTCTCAGCCGCGAGCAGGCACTCTATCTCGCGCGATGCCTGGCGAATCACCGCGACATCTCGCTCTACTTCTAG
- a CDS encoding TRAP transporter small permease subunit yields the protein MSLNTDPIDAGAPAPLLRLFGWGMLGVVAAFLIENVLVVWFQFEGARAILSGGGLVSAAIYVVCVAAAFGFVLFGPARSLRRDAAWISAFNAYLVRSLFWAVLLVGLVDAAISLLRAENSLALFFDEETVRALGLSHFIAPNIHGPLVAAGFIIGLFTRTLGFTWLALLIVGAELLIVLSRFVFSYEQALMSDLVRYWYAALFLFASAYTLLDEGHVRVDVLYAGFSTRRKGAVNAIGAILLGMTSCWVILDIGLAGKTSIINSPVASFEVSQSGSTGMYVKYQMAAFLAIFAVTMLIQFVSQLFEAVADRRDEPGRREVAPITH from the coding sequence ATGAGCCTGAATACGGATCCGATCGACGCCGGCGCGCCGGCGCCTTTGCTGCGGCTCTTCGGCTGGGGAATGCTCGGCGTCGTCGCCGCGTTCCTGATCGAGAATGTCCTCGTCGTCTGGTTCCAGTTCGAAGGCGCCCGCGCGATCCTGAGCGGCGGCGGCCTCGTCTCGGCCGCGATCTATGTCGTCTGCGTCGCCGCCGCGTTCGGCTTCGTTCTTTTCGGACCAGCCCGGTCGCTCCGGCGCGACGCGGCGTGGATCAGCGCGTTCAACGCCTATCTTGTGCGCTCGCTGTTCTGGGCGGTTCTGCTGGTCGGCCTTGTCGACGCCGCGATCTCCCTGCTCCGGGCCGAGAACTCGCTCGCCCTGTTCTTCGATGAGGAGACCGTTCGCGCGCTCGGTCTTTCGCACTTCATCGCGCCGAACATTCACGGCCCGCTGGTCGCCGCGGGCTTCATCATCGGGCTCTTCACCCGCACGCTCGGCTTCACATGGCTGGCGCTGCTGATCGTCGGGGCCGAGCTGCTGATCGTGCTTTCGCGCTTTGTCTTCTCCTACGAGCAGGCGCTGATGAGCGATCTCGTGCGCTACTGGTACGCGGCGCTCTTTCTCTTCGCTTCGGCCTACACGCTGCTCGACGAGGGGCATGTGCGCGTCGATGTGCTCTACGCCGGCTTCTCGACCCGGCGCAAAGGCGCCGTCAACGCGATTGGCGCGATCCTCCTCGGCATGACCTCGTGCTGGGTGATCCTCGATATCGGCCTCGCCGGCAAGACGTCGATCATCAACAGCCCGGTGGCGAGTTTCGAAGTGTCGCAATCGGGTTCGACCGGAATGTACGTCAAATATCAGATGGCGGCCTTTCTCGCCATTTTCGCCGTCACCATGCTGATCCAGTTCGTCAGCCAGTTATTCGAGGCGGTCGCGGACAGGCGCGACGAGCCAGGCCGACGCGAAGTCGCGCCGATCACGCACTGA
- a CDS encoding TRAP transporter substrate-binding protein has protein sequence MKRRTFLSGAALAGASTALAAPAISQERRQMTIVSAYPRDFPGIGISVQRLVQRIGEISDGKIATEYYAAGERVGAFDVLDEVASGNSQAYCASEYYFTGKHPAYAYFTVVPFGMTTTEANAWIKFGGGQELWDELAGEFGIKSILCSNTGTQAGGWFNKEINSADDLKGLKMRIAGLGGQVMTKLGASTVVLPGGQIYENLVSGTIDAAEWIGPYNDYFMKFYEAAKYYYTAGMHEPNASACLGMNASWWGSLSEWEKNVIRAACLEENANSYEETQSNNGVYLKKLVDEHGVQVRDFNDDTWDAFGDAAAEVFEEVRNHSDIAARIDDSYQSYLRQIGGFMDKFEYTFVRQRNRVLGLT, from the coding sequence ATGAAACGACGCACTTTCCTTTCGGGCGCGGCGCTTGCCGGCGCCAGTACTGCGCTGGCCGCCCCTGCGATCTCGCAAGAACGCAGGCAGATGACGATCGTGTCGGCCTATCCGCGGGATTTCCCGGGAATCGGCATCTCCGTCCAGCGCCTGGTGCAGCGGATCGGGGAGATTTCCGACGGCAAGATCGCCACGGAATACTACGCTGCGGGTGAGCGCGTCGGCGCGTTCGACGTTCTGGATGAAGTCGCCTCCGGCAACAGCCAAGCCTATTGCGCCAGCGAATACTACTTCACCGGCAAACACCCGGCATACGCCTACTTCACCGTTGTTCCGTTCGGTATGACGACGACGGAGGCGAACGCGTGGATCAAGTTCGGCGGCGGTCAGGAACTCTGGGACGAGCTTGCGGGCGAGTTCGGGATCAAGTCGATCCTCTGCAGCAACACCGGCACCCAGGCCGGCGGCTGGTTCAACAAGGAGATCAACTCCGCCGACGATCTCAAGGGCCTCAAGATGCGCATCGCCGGCCTCGGCGGCCAGGTGATGACAAAACTCGGCGCCTCCACGGTCGTTCTGCCCGGCGGGCAGATCTACGAAAACCTCGTCTCCGGCACCATCGACGCGGCCGAGTGGATCGGCCCCTATAACGACTACTTCATGAAGTTCTACGAGGCGGCGAAATACTACTACACCGCCGGCATGCACGAGCCGAACGCCTCGGCCTGCCTCGGCATGAACGCTTCGTGGTGGGGCTCGCTCAGCGAATGGGAGAAGAACGTCATCCGCGCCGCCTGCCTCGAGGAGAACGCCAACTCCTACGAAGAAACCCAGTCGAACAATGGCGTCTACCTGAAGAAGCTGGTCGACGAACACGGCGTCCAGGTCCGCGATTTCAACGACGACACATGGGACGCGTTCGGCGACGCCGCCGCGGAAGTGTTCGAGGAGGTCCGGAACCATTCCGACATCGCCGCGCGGATCGACGACTCCTACCAATCCTATCTCCGCCAGATCGGCGGCTTCATGGACAAGTTCGAGTACACGTTCGTGCGTCAGCGCAACCGGGTGCTCGGGCTCACGTAA
- a CDS encoding TRAP transporter substrate-binding protein, with protein sequence MERRTFLSGAALVGVGGALAAPAIAQERKTITIVSTWPRDFPGLGLSAQRLAARITELSEGRLTTEYFAAGERVGAFDVFDEVAAGNSQAYIGADYYFTGKHPSFAYFTSVPFGMTTPEWNAWIKYSGGQELWDELSGSFGLKAIPCGSTGTQAGGWFNKEINSPEDLKGLKMRIPGLGGQVMAKLGVSTVSLPGGQIYENLVSGAIEASEWVGPYNDYFMKFYEAAKYYYTAGVHEPGGGLAFSMNKDFYEGLSDWEKAIIRSACIEEHANAHEEGMALNGVYLKKLIDEHGVQVRDFNDDIWDAFGDASAEVFEETRAHSDLAARIDDSFQAALRQIGGTMDKFEYTFVRQRNRVLGLT encoded by the coding sequence ATGGAACGACGCACATTCCTATCGGGCGCAGCGCTTGTCGGCGTCGGCGGCGCGCTCGCCGCCCCGGCGATCGCGCAGGAGCGCAAGACGATCACCATCGTCTCGACCTGGCCCCGGGACTTTCCCGGCCTCGGCCTCTCGGCGCAGCGCCTCGCGGCGCGGATCACCGAACTTTCCGAAGGCCGCCTGACGACCGAGTATTTCGCCGCCGGCGAGCGCGTCGGCGCGTTCGACGTCTTCGACGAAGTCGCGGCCGGCAACAGCCAAGCCTATATCGGCGCCGATTATTATTTCACCGGCAAACACCCCAGCTTCGCCTATTTCACCTCCGTCCCCTTCGGCATGACGACGCCGGAATGGAACGCCTGGATCAAGTACTCCGGCGGTCAGGAACTCTGGGACGAGCTTTCCGGCTCCTTCGGCCTGAAGGCGATCCCCTGCGGCTCCACCGGCACGCAGGCCGGCGGCTGGTTCAACAAGGAGATCAATTCGCCGGAGGATCTGAAGGGCCTCAAGATGCGCATCCCCGGCCTCGGCGGCCAGGTGATGGCGAAGCTCGGTGTCTCGACCGTCTCGCTGCCCGGCGGCCAGATCTACGAGAACCTCGTCTCCGGCGCGATCGAGGCTTCGGAATGGGTCGGCCCCTACAACGACTACTTCATGAAATTCTACGAGGCGGCGAAATACTACTACACCGCCGGCGTTCACGAGCCGGGCGGCGGCCTGGCATTCTCGATGAACAAGGACTTCTACGAAGGGCTGTCCGACTGGGAGAAGGCGATCATCCGCTCCGCCTGCATCGAGGAGCACGCCAACGCCCATGAAGAAGGGATGGCGCTGAACGGAGTCTACCTGAAGAAGCTGATCGACGAGCACGGCGTTCAGGTCCGCGATTTCAACGACGATATCTGGGACGCGTTCGGCGACGCTTCAGCGGAGGTGTTCGAGGAAACGCGGGCGCATTCCGATCTGGCGGCGCGCATCGACGACAGTTTCCAGGCGGCTCTGCGCCAGATCGGCGGCACCATGGACAAGTTCGAGTATACGTTTGTTCGTCAACGCAACCGGGTGCTCGGCCTCACCTGA
- a CDS encoding M10 family metallopeptidase C-terminal domain-containing protein → MLALDTGLSVNFGAMPGCCCALCAAAPFAEQAATARGVYVDRSTTDADQNVDALIHGAKWATTALTFSFPDSASDYSYRGYLSVRDSFSPATAGLENAVRAALEASAAVTGLRFTELQGAADSNADLMFARSGAPETAFAYLPDNADEGGDAWFNAADYNNPVAGNYAWATVFHEVGHTLGLKHGHEDEGAGTLDAAHDSHEYSVMTYSSYVGSQATHYTNGAASGAQTLMMFDIAALQRLYGANFSDHSGDDVYSFRPWSGRMFVNGAAQEATAGNVIFRTIWDGNGVDTYDFSAYSTDLEIDLTPGGFVDLDVGGSAQRAALGGGVQARGHVFNALLHEGDRRSLIENAIGGSGADRIAGNIGANRLEGRGGRDVLEGRAGDDTLSGGAGGDAFVFDLRSLRDGDADLVVDLDFGGGDTLVLRGFDGGVFSDSFLGGNALQVAGGGGGATIDSLADLNEVARSEYVDLSRSAGNAVAVVFEDHGFSASVALASLGWSALSSSFGFAPFAAEIGSVNDTIVAPPSGAALSGGVGEDSLIGRAGADRLSGGAGHDTLTGGGGADTLKGGRGDDMLKGGGGDDVLKGGAGDDVLKGGAGADTLKGGAGGDQLVGGAGADYVVGGLGGDRLHGGNGADALLGGGGGDRLLGGVGADRLIGHAGADMLNGGAGADILKGGAGNDALFGQRGADELFGWRGNDRLAGGLGADRFVFGRGDGSDIILDFQDGVDRIAIGAGAARLADLDIRDAGANTMIRFADVAIMLKGVDAAELGPSDFVF, encoded by the coding sequence ATGTTGGCGCTGGATACAGGGCTGTCGGTGAATTTCGGGGCGATGCCGGGCTGCTGTTGCGCGCTGTGCGCCGCCGCGCCCTTCGCCGAGCAGGCCGCGACCGCCAGAGGCGTCTATGTCGATCGCTCGACGACAGACGCGGATCAGAATGTCGATGCGCTGATCCACGGCGCGAAATGGGCGACGACCGCGCTCACTTTCAGTTTTCCGGACAGCGCGTCGGATTACAGTTATCGAGGTTATCTCAGTGTACGGGACAGTTTCTCGCCCGCGACAGCCGGGCTGGAGAACGCGGTCCGCGCCGCGCTCGAAGCCTCCGCCGCCGTCACCGGCCTGCGCTTCACCGAGCTTCAGGGCGCCGCTGATTCCAACGCCGACCTGATGTTCGCGCGGTCCGGCGCGCCGGAGACCGCATTCGCCTATTTGCCCGACAATGCGGACGAGGGCGGCGACGCCTGGTTCAACGCCGCGGACTACAACAATCCGGTGGCGGGGAATTACGCCTGGGCGACCGTTTTTCATGAGGTCGGCCATACGCTCGGGCTGAAGCACGGGCATGAGGACGAGGGTGCGGGGACGCTCGACGCCGCCCATGACAGTCATGAATACTCGGTGATGACCTACAGCTCATATGTGGGCAGCCAGGCGACCCACTACACCAATGGCGCGGCCAGCGGGGCGCAGACCCTGATGATGTTCGACATCGCCGCGCTCCAGCGGCTCTACGGCGCGAATTTCAGCGATCATTCCGGCGACGATGTCTACAGTTTCCGGCCCTGGAGCGGACGCATGTTCGTCAATGGCGCGGCGCAGGAGGCGACCGCCGGCAATGTCATATTCCGCACGATTTGGGACGGAAACGGCGTCGACACATATGATTTCTCCGCCTACTCCACTGATCTTGAAATCGACCTTACACCCGGCGGCTTTGTCGATCTCGACGTCGGGGGGAGCGCGCAGCGCGCCGCGCTCGGCGGCGGCGTTCAAGCCCGCGGCCACGTCTTCAACGCCCTCCTGCACGAGGGGGATCGGCGCTCGCTGATCGAGAACGCCATCGGCGGCTCGGGCGCTGACCGCATCGCCGGCAATATCGGCGCGAACCGGCTGGAGGGGCGCGGCGGGCGTGACGTGCTCGAAGGCCGCGCGGGCGACGACACGCTTTCCGGAGGGGCGGGCGGCGACGCCTTCGTCTTCGATCTGCGGTCGCTTCGCGACGGCGACGCCGATCTCGTGGTCGACCTCGATTTCGGCGGCGGCGACACTCTGGTTCTGCGCGGGTTCGACGGCGGCGTCTTTTCTGACAGCTTCCTTGGCGGCAACGCGCTTCAGGTCGCGGGCGGCGGCGGCGGCGCGACGATAGACAGCCTTGCCGACCTGAACGAGGTCGCGCGCTCCGAGTATGTCGACCTGTCCCGAAGCGCGGGGAACGCCGTCGCGGTGGTGTTCGAGGATCACGGGTTCAGCGCGTCGGTGGCGCTCGCCTCGCTGGGGTGGTCTGCGCTCTCGTCGAGTTTCGGGTTCGCGCCTTTCGCGGCGGAGATCGGGTCGGTGAACGACACGATCGTCGCGCCCCCCAGCGGCGCCGCGCTGTCCGGCGGCGTTGGCGAAGACAGCCTGATCGGCCGCGCCGGAGCCGACCGGCTGAGCGGCGGCGCGGGCCATGACACGCTGACGGGCGGCGGCGGCGCGGACACGCTCAAAGGCGGCCGCGGCGACGACATGCTGAAAGGCGGCGGCGGCGACGATGTTCTGAAGGGCGGCGCCGGCGACGATGTTCTGAAGGGCGGCGCCGGCGCGGACACGCTGAAGGGCGGGGCCGGCGGCGACCAACTGGTCGGCGGAGCGGGAGCGGACTATGTGGTCGGCGGCCTGGGCGGCGACCGGCTCCACGGAGGGAACGGCGCTGACGCATTGCTTGGCGGCGGCGGCGGCGACCGGCTGCTCGGCGGCGTCGGGGCGGACAGACTGATCGGCCATGCCGGCGCCGACATGTTGAACGGCGGCGCGGGCGCGGACATACTGAAGGGCGGCGCCGGGAACGACGCGCTTTTCGGCCAGCGCGGCGCGGACGAGTTGTTCGGCTGGCGCGGGAACGACCGGCTCGCTGGCGGTCTCGGGGCGGACCGGTTCGTGTTCGGCCGGGGCGACGGTTCGGACATCATCCTCGACTTCCAGGACGGGGTTGACCGGATCGCCATCGGGGCGGGCGCCGCGCGGCTCGCCGATCTCGACATCCGCGACGCCGGGGCGAACACGATGATCCGGTTCGCCGATGTCGCGATCATGCTGAAGGGCGTCGACGCCGCCGAACTCGGTCCGTCTGACTTCGTATTCTGA
- a CDS encoding arginyltransferase, translating into MTHLNQKITAQFFLTANQPCPYLPGRQERKLFTTLRGADAREVNDALSLRGFRRSQSVAYRPACSECGACLSVRVPAARHAPTASQRRILKRNAGLERRTCAPWATEEQYELFRAYLQSRHADGGMAEMDICEFASMIEETTVRTRVIEYHDRDAPAEESLVAACLTDVMADGLSMVYSFFRPELARRSLGVFMILDHLEIARQSALPYLYLGYWVPGSRKMDYKARFTPLEFFRGGEWRTTDAPDTLPVAELRKPDPFSVAPD; encoded by the coding sequence ATGACCCATCTCAACCAGAAGATCACAGCCCAGTTCTTCCTGACCGCGAACCAGCCCTGTCCTTATCTTCCCGGACGGCAGGAGAGGAAGCTTTTCACCACGCTGCGCGGCGCCGACGCGCGAGAAGTGAACGACGCGCTGAGCCTTCGCGGTTTCCGGCGCAGCCAGTCGGTCGCCTACCGGCCGGCCTGTTCGGAATGTGGCGCGTGCCTGTCGGTCCGGGTTCCGGCGGCGCGCCACGCTCCGACCGCCTCGCAGCGGCGCATCCTGAAACGCAACGCCGGGCTGGAGCGACGGACGTGCGCGCCCTGGGCGACGGAGGAGCAATACGAGCTCTTCCGCGCCTATCTCCAATCCCGCCACGCCGATGGCGGCATGGCGGAGATGGATATCTGCGAGTTCGCCTCGATGATCGAAGAGACGACGGTGCGCACGCGGGTGATCGAATATCACGACCGGGACGCGCCCGCGGAGGAGAGCCTCGTCGCCGCCTGTCTAACCGACGTGATGGCCGACGGCCTTTCGATGGTCTACAGCTTTTTCCGACCTGAGCTGGCGCGGCGCAGCCTCGGCGTATTCATGATCCTCGACCATCTGGAGATCGCCCGGCAGTCGGCTCTGCCCTATCTCTATCTCGGCTACTGGGTGCCCGGGTCGCGGAAGATGGACTACAAGGCGCGGTTCACCCCGCTGGAGTTTTTCCGCGGCGGCGAATGGCGGACGACCGACGCGCCGGACACCCTGCCGGTCGCCGAATTGCGCAAACCCGACCCGTTCTCGGTGGCGCCGGACTGA
- a CDS encoding RDD family protein, with product MSDYTAGLAPGVLPDPVTDRQFYDGVPARRLLAFLIDVVLVWGIALIVGILTLGIGFFILGFVIAVVDFIYRVATISNRSATPGMRFAGIELRQRDGARFDLFHAIGHTLLFYVAISFIVVQLVSVALMAGSAMGRGLHDLPFGSTMINSPA from the coding sequence ATGTCAGATTACACGGCCGGTCTCGCGCCCGGCGTTCTGCCGGACCCGGTAACCGACCGTCAGTTTTACGACGGGGTTCCGGCGCGACGCCTCCTCGCGTTTCTGATCGACGTCGTGCTGGTCTGGGGCATCGCGCTGATCGTCGGGATACTGACGCTCGGGATCGGATTCTTCATTCTCGGCTTCGTCATCGCGGTGGTCGACTTCATCTACCGCGTCGCCACGATCTCCAATCGCTCGGCGACGCCGGGTATGCGCTTCGCCGGGATCGAATTGCGCCAGCGCGACGGCGCGCGGTTCGATCTCTTCCACGCGATCGGCCACACGCTCCTTTTCTATGTGGCGATCAGCTTCATCGTGGTGCAACTCGTCTCCGTCGCGCTCATGGCCGGTTCGGCGATGGGGCGCGGGCTTCATGATCTTCCATTTGGCTCGACAATGATCAATTCTCCGGCGTGA
- a CDS encoding outer membrane beta-barrel protein has protein sequence MKKTSWLLIAFLTAAPAAAQAQEWSFSGTIYGWVPGIDLTVDSPFGSLEGGKSNESVLESIDMAFMASAEIRNGRWGLLGDFIYADLSGDRDTPRGLAFSDLKIDTKIAAFSGYAAYRLAENENIAFDLAGGFRAFTVDIDAKLTATRPGGNRKLSIDRTWVVPLLGARVIAPFADDWFAMAFADIGGVANDDMTWQALASLGYRFNETWSAELAYRYMSIDTKIGGLDTEMDLHGPLIGVSARF, from the coding sequence ATGAAGAAAACGAGTTGGCTGCTGATCGCCTTTCTGACCGCCGCGCCGGCGGCGGCACAGGCCCAGGAATGGAGCTTCTCCGGAACCATCTACGGATGGGTCCCGGGGATCGACCTGACGGTCGACTCGCCCTTTGGCTCCCTCGAAGGAGGCAAGAGCAACGAAAGCGTTCTCGAATCCATCGACATGGCTTTCATGGCTTCGGCGGAGATCCGCAACGGGCGGTGGGGCCTGCTCGGCGATTTCATCTACGCCGATCTCTCCGGCGACCGGGACACCCCGCGCGGCCTGGCGTTTTCGGACCTCAAGATCGACACCAAGATCGCGGCGTTCAGCGGATATGCGGCCTACAGACTGGCCGAGAACGAGAATATCGCCTTCGATCTCGCCGGGGGGTTCCGCGCTTTCACCGTCGATATCGACGCCAAGCTCACCGCGACCCGGCCGGGCGGGAACCGGAAACTCAGCATCGACAGGACATGGGTCGTGCCTCTTCTCGGCGCGCGCGTGATCGCGCCCTTCGCCGATGACTGGTTCGCCATGGCGTTCGCCGATATCGGCGGCGTCGCGAACGACGACATGACCTGGCAGGCTCTGGCCAGCCTCGGCTATCGCTTCAATGAAACCTGGTCGGCGGAGCTCGCCTATCGCTACATGAGCATCGACACGAAGATCGGCGGGCTGGACACGGAGATGGATCTCCACGGGCCGCTCATCGGCGTCTCCGCGCGTTTCTGA